The following coding sequences are from one Arthrobacter crystallopoietes window:
- a CDS encoding cytochrome c oxidase assembly protein gives MKTLSTRHTGTAGPRWLTTGVISASAAALITAVAVTGIAAPRLLADPGAIVRWGLPAATTLHHLAMAVTLGALAIAAAVLPRATGNGRPHPAREQAMAVASAAATVWTLAAASVLILAYADTVGLPVSGSLEFTEQLAFYMTNHILGRTWLSITVISAIVATLAFAVRSPGAVTATTLLAATAVVPLSLIGHVAGSDDHNGAANALALHLLGASLWTGGVITLGLIAGRLTASTDLMRATLRRFSVLAITAFALVVTSGVINTAYRIGGWDGLVSTCGSLVVFKTMATLALGYIGFEHRRWIAGKTGTVSARRLVWQLISVEIVVLGAVMAVAAVLGKTPPPVPRVPEPPATPANILTGYDLPSELTASSLLTQWRWDWLWIAVAVILAVAYLTAVRRLRTAGTPWPVRRSVAWLAGLALLVYVTSGAPTVYGPVLFGLHTAGHLLLTFAVPLLLTSARPYLLASITVPRREDGSTGWREASAAWAGSAPGRLLTRPVAAAVLVAAGLGSFYYSPLFRYALSDHVGHELMNSVFLLIGLVFAAAVLGTCRLPSSRTGILCLLGLTALMAVWAVYVATAGTAVQADWFGSLGRTGAAGVLADYRSGAVGMLLAGAVPLLIATAAVVLRSRQTRRL, from the coding sequence ATGAAAACCCTTTCCACCCGACACACTGGCACGGCGGGCCCGCGCTGGCTGACCACCGGAGTCATCTCGGCCTCCGCGGCTGCCCTGATAACCGCAGTGGCCGTGACTGGAATCGCCGCGCCCCGGCTCCTGGCCGATCCCGGCGCGATCGTGCGCTGGGGCCTGCCGGCAGCCACGACCCTGCACCACCTGGCCATGGCCGTCACCCTCGGCGCCCTCGCGATCGCCGCCGCCGTCCTCCCTCGGGCAACCGGGAACGGCCGGCCGCACCCGGCGCGGGAACAAGCGATGGCCGTGGCCTCGGCCGCCGCGACCGTGTGGACCCTGGCCGCGGCGTCCGTCCTTATCCTCGCCTATGCCGACACCGTCGGCCTGCCGGTGTCGGGTTCCCTGGAGTTCACCGAGCAGCTGGCCTTTTACATGACCAACCACATCCTCGGCAGAACCTGGCTAAGCATTACGGTCATTTCGGCGATCGTGGCGACGCTTGCCTTCGCTGTTCGCTCCCCCGGTGCCGTCACGGCCACCACCCTGCTGGCCGCGACAGCAGTCGTGCCGCTGTCGCTGATCGGCCATGTCGCCGGAAGCGACGACCATAACGGGGCCGCGAACGCGCTGGCCCTGCATCTGCTCGGCGCCAGCCTCTGGACCGGAGGAGTCATCACCCTCGGACTGATAGCAGGCCGGCTCACGGCCAGCACGGACCTGATGCGCGCAACGCTCCGAAGGTTTTCCGTCCTGGCCATTACCGCGTTCGCCCTCGTCGTTACCTCCGGTGTCATCAACACCGCCTACCGGATCGGCGGCTGGGACGGACTGGTATCCACGTGCGGTTCCCTGGTCGTTTTCAAAACAATGGCAACCCTGGCCTTAGGCTACATAGGCTTCGAACACCGGCGCTGGATCGCCGGGAAAACCGGCACCGTGTCGGCCCGCCGCCTCGTCTGGCAGCTGATCAGCGTGGAAATAGTCGTTCTGGGCGCAGTCATGGCCGTCGCCGCGGTCCTGGGTAAGACCCCTCCCCCGGTGCCGCGGGTCCCGGAACCGCCGGCCACACCGGCCAACATCCTCACCGGCTACGATCTCCCCTCCGAGCTAACCGCAAGCTCATTGCTGACCCAGTGGCGCTGGGACTGGCTGTGGATTGCCGTCGCCGTGATCCTGGCAGTGGCCTACCTCACCGCTGTGCGGCGGCTCCGGACCGCCGGTACGCCCTGGCCAGTCCGTCGCAGCGTGGCGTGGCTGGCAGGACTGGCGCTGCTGGTCTACGTGACCTCCGGCGCCCCGACGGTGTACGGTCCGGTGCTGTTCGGCCTGCATACTGCCGGGCACCTGCTGCTGACCTTCGCCGTCCCGCTGCTGCTGACCTCGGCCCGGCCCTACCTGCTGGCTTCCATTACCGTGCCCCGACGTGAAGACGGGAGCACCGGCTGGCGGGAAGCCTCCGCAGCGTGGGCCGGGTCTGCGCCGGGAAGGCTGCTGACCCGTCCGGTGGCGGCCGCGGTCCTGGTCGCCGCCGGCCTCGGGAGTTTCTACTACAGTCCGTTGTTCCGCTACGCGCTCAGCGACCATGTCGGACATGAGTTGATGAACAGCGTGTTCCTGCTCATCGGGCTGGTCTTTGCCGCCGCAGTCCTCGGCACCTGCCGGCTGCCCTCCAGCCGAACCGGAATTCTGTGCCTGCTCGGCCTCACCGCACTGATGGCAGTCTGGGCCGTTTACGTGGCCACTGCCGGCACCGCCGTTCAGGCAGACTGGTTCGGGTCCTTGGGCAGGACCGGAGCCGCCGGGGTGCTCGCGGACTACCGGTCCGGGGCCGTGGGCATGCTCCTGGCCGGTGCCGTGCCGCTGCTGATTGCCACCGCTGCCGTCGTTTTGCGTTCGCGCCAAACGCGGAGGCTTTGA